The following coding sequences are from one Mycolicibacterium aichiense window:
- a CDS encoding AfsR/SARP family transcriptional regulator encodes MPVDVGGPRQRSLLARLALAKGQVVSVDRLIEDLWHGEPPPKALSALQAYVSHLRRVLEPDRARRAPAEIIVSAAPGYRLALPADSVDAWWFDERVRTAEAEPDPARRVELLTAALDQWAGEPYAEVSDAAWAIAEIARLTELQLAAIELRASAQLTLGHHSAVIDALERVVLEHPTREGAAAILATALYRAGRQAAALEVLRSTRDHLADELGLEPGRALRDLERDILRHAAHLDDDQPAALPLPATPAHAPNIAEPSAPHGRSRELAAIDAAAHDARLGGSRLVWVGGEAGAGKTTVTGAAAARLRAAGWTVAAGRCPEVDGAPPGWAWTEVLRHFSDSFAAADQQHIRALAPLLHEGDVDDQSTFWTAHAVADVIGRCATVQPVAVLLDDLHRTDGLTLELLRLVVHELQDRPVLVVATYRPSESETELAAARAALAVRTVAHLTIGGLGAEATTALAADCGLTDLTENESRLLHDRTGGNPLFVRELARLMMSEGLHTARVAVPTGVGDVLRRRLVRLPGATVTALRQAAVLGRDIDVDLLAELAQRDPDDVLEALEPAVLVGLLEEPGPGQVRFAHALVRDTLYEDTSLLRRSRLHAAVLDLLLARSTDPAALAYHAVAAATPASAAAAAELAMAAGRDADRVGAPAEAARQWQAAVRMLELANRAESGPPDVERTIDAYCGWVAASARVGDVVAARDALKEALPLADGSDERIARVLMAWDAPLIWRVRIDDHADADVVGPLQRVLRGELLPEVRVRLLTTLFAELEGADHDAALAASAEALTLARALYERDPQANGRLLCAALNARAYAALGPDLAPERERLTDEFLSVAEASAAVDYQAVAHWLAFLAAAGRSDLVAALDHVDLAVARAGTGQLAPLLTVLEVFTAQLNVLAGRIDDGERRYIAAGRQLAEQGTANGAQMGLVGRFTASLARGDLAPLADDLLAVHMYVSTSIADGAVLALMSAGREAEARQIWANQQPVERSYYWLAMMTLRAHAAVALGDADAATRCAEELQPFSGRMAGLDNGSLLTGPVDDALAAIAELLGDDAEARRYRAAAAALRTQLAAEAARLVDRVSR; translated from the coding sequence ATGCCGGTCGACGTGGGCGGACCACGCCAGCGTTCCCTGCTCGCGCGACTTGCGCTGGCCAAGGGCCAGGTGGTGTCGGTCGACCGGCTCATCGAGGATCTTTGGCACGGCGAACCCCCGCCCAAAGCGCTGTCCGCCCTCCAGGCTTACGTCTCGCATCTGCGGCGCGTACTCGAACCGGACCGCGCGCGGCGGGCCCCGGCCGAGATCATCGTCAGTGCAGCACCGGGTTATCGGCTGGCATTGCCCGCCGATTCCGTCGATGCGTGGTGGTTCGACGAGCGGGTGCGGACAGCCGAGGCTGAACCTGACCCCGCTCGGCGGGTCGAACTCCTCACCGCGGCCCTCGATCAATGGGCCGGTGAACCTTACGCCGAGGTGTCCGATGCCGCGTGGGCCATCGCGGAGATCGCCCGCCTAACGGAATTACAGCTCGCTGCAATCGAATTGCGGGCATCGGCCCAGCTGACACTGGGACACCACAGTGCCGTGATCGACGCGCTGGAGCGGGTGGTCCTCGAGCACCCGACCAGAGAGGGCGCAGCCGCCATCCTGGCCACCGCGCTGTACCGGGCTGGTCGGCAGGCCGCCGCGTTGGAGGTGTTGCGCAGTACGCGCGATCATCTCGCCGACGAGCTGGGACTCGAACCGGGACGGGCGCTGCGCGATCTCGAACGCGACATCCTGCGCCACGCCGCGCATCTCGACGACGATCAACCGGCGGCTCTGCCGCTTCCTGCGACGCCGGCTCACGCGCCGAATATCGCCGAACCCTCAGCGCCCCATGGGCGTTCCCGTGAGCTGGCGGCGATCGACGCTGCCGCTCACGACGCCCGCCTCGGCGGCAGCCGCCTGGTGTGGGTCGGCGGCGAGGCGGGCGCCGGAAAGACCACTGTCACCGGTGCTGCCGCAGCTCGGTTGCGCGCCGCCGGCTGGACGGTTGCGGCCGGACGGTGCCCTGAGGTCGACGGCGCTCCGCCGGGCTGGGCCTGGACGGAGGTGCTGCGGCACTTCAGCGATTCCTTCGCCGCTGCCGATCAACAGCACATCCGAGCCCTCGCGCCACTATTGCACGAGGGCGACGTTGACGACCAAAGTACTTTCTGGACAGCACATGCCGTCGCGGATGTGATCGGGCGCTGCGCCACCGTCCAACCGGTCGCGGTGCTCCTGGACGATCTGCACCGAACGGACGGCCTCACCCTGGAACTGTTGCGGTTGGTCGTCCACGAACTGCAGGACCGGCCGGTCCTCGTCGTCGCCACCTACCGGCCGTCGGAGTCGGAAACCGAATTGGCGGCGGCACGCGCGGCGCTCGCGGTACGCACCGTCGCGCATCTCACCATCGGCGGTCTGGGGGCCGAGGCGACGACGGCGCTCGCCGCCGACTGCGGCTTGACCGATCTCACCGAGAACGAGTCGCGGCTGCTGCACGACCGCACCGGCGGAAACCCGCTCTTCGTCAGGGAACTCGCACGTCTGATGATGTCGGAGGGTCTCCATACCGCGCGGGTCGCGGTGCCGACCGGGGTGGGGGATGTGCTGCGGCGCAGACTCGTTCGCCTCCCTGGTGCGACGGTGACCGCTCTCCGTCAGGCCGCGGTGCTCGGCCGGGACATCGACGTCGACCTGCTCGCCGAACTCGCGCAGCGCGATCCCGACGACGTACTCGAGGCGCTGGAACCCGCGGTGCTGGTCGGTCTGCTGGAGGAGCCCGGCCCCGGCCAGGTCAGGTTCGCCCACGCCTTGGTGCGCGACACACTCTACGAAGACACGTCCCTGCTGCGAAGGTCCCGGCTGCACGCGGCCGTGCTGGACCTGCTGCTGGCCCGGTCGACGGATCCGGCGGCGCTGGCCTATCACGCCGTCGCGGCCGCGACACCGGCCAGTGCGGCGGCCGCCGCCGAGCTGGCGATGGCCGCGGGCCGTGACGCGGACCGGGTCGGTGCCCCTGCCGAGGCGGCCAGGCAATGGCAGGCCGCAGTCCGCATGCTGGAACTGGCGAACCGCGCCGAGTCCGGCCCGCCAGACGTCGAGCGAACGATCGATGCCTACTGCGGATGGGTGGCCGCGTCGGCGCGGGTCGGTGATGTGGTCGCCGCCCGTGATGCCCTGAAAGAGGCTCTGCCGCTTGCTGATGGCTCCGACGAGCGCATCGCCCGGGTGTTGATGGCGTGGGACGCGCCGTTGATCTGGCGGGTGCGGATCGATGACCACGCCGACGCCGACGTCGTCGGCCCGCTGCAACGAGTACTCCGCGGCGAGCTGTTACCGGAGGTCCGGGTGCGGCTGCTCACCACCCTGTTCGCCGAGTTGGAGGGCGCCGACCATGATGCCGCGCTGGCGGCGAGCGCCGAGGCGCTCACGTTGGCCCGCGCGTTGTACGAACGAGATCCCCAGGCGAACGGTCGGCTGCTGTGCGCGGCGCTCAATGCTCGGGCCTATGCCGCGCTGGGTCCGGACCTGGCTCCCGAACGCGAACGGCTGACCGACGAATTCCTTTCCGTCGCAGAGGCGTCCGCTGCCGTCGACTATCAGGCCGTCGCGCACTGGTTGGCGTTCCTCGCCGCGGCCGGCCGTTCCGATCTGGTTGCCGCCCTTGACCATGTCGACCTTGCGGTGGCCCGAGCCGGCACCGGGCAGCTGGCACCGCTGCTGACCGTGCTGGAGGTGTTCACCGCTCAGCTGAACGTGCTGGCGGGCCGGATCGACGATGGCGAGCGCCGCTACATCGCGGCCGGGCGGCAGTTGGCCGAGCAGGGCACGGCCAACGGCGCGCAGATGGGTCTGGTCGGCCGGTTCACCGCTAGTCTGGCCCGTGGCGATCTGGCACCCCTGGCCGACGACCTGCTGGCCGTGCACATGTACGTCTCGACATCCATCGCCGACGGCGCGGTCCTGGCGCTGATGAGCGCCGGCCGCGAGGCCGAGGCCCGGCAGATCTGGGCGAACCAACAGCCGGTCGAGCGCTCTTACTACTGGCTGGCCATGATGACGCTGCGGGCGCACGCCGCCGTCGCGCTCGGCGACGCCGACGCCGCGACCCGGTGTGCTGAGGAACTGCAACCGTTTTCGGGCCGGATGGCCGGGTTGGACAACGGCAGCCTGCTGACCGGCCCGGTCGATGACGCGCTGGCCGCGATCGCCGAGCTGCTGGGTGACGACGCCGAGGCGCGACGGTACCGGGCCGCCGCCGCCGCGCTGAGGACTCAGCTGGCGGCGGAGGCGGCCCGGCTCGTCGACCGAGTCAGCCGCTGA
- a CDS encoding enoyl-CoA hydratase: MSDLVIYEVIDRVALITVNDPDRRNAVTDAMSQQLRDAVEAAEAEAHAVVITGAGKAFCAGADLSALGAAAKEGLERIYAGFMAVGRCTLPTIAAVNGAAVGAGLNLALAADVRIAGPHALFDPRFQKLGIHPGGGATWMLQRAVGPQVARAALLFGMRFDADAAVRHGLALTVAEDPVAAALELAAGPAAAPREVVLSTKASMRATAIPGFLDTDHHESAKDIELGPQAASIESPEFKARLAAAQQR; this comes from the coding sequence ATGTCTGACCTGGTCATTTATGAGGTCATCGATCGCGTCGCGCTGATTACCGTCAACGATCCCGATCGGCGCAACGCCGTCACCGACGCGATGTCCCAGCAGCTGCGCGACGCCGTCGAAGCGGCAGAAGCCGAGGCCCACGCCGTTGTGATCACCGGTGCGGGCAAGGCGTTCTGTGCGGGCGCAGACCTGTCCGCCCTCGGCGCGGCCGCCAAGGAAGGGCTCGAGCGCATCTACGCCGGCTTCATGGCCGTCGGCCGATGCACACTGCCCACCATCGCTGCGGTCAACGGCGCGGCCGTGGGTGCCGGGCTGAACCTGGCTCTGGCCGCCGACGTCCGCATCGCGGGCCCGCACGCGTTGTTCGATCCGCGGTTCCAGAAGCTCGGCATCCACCCCGGCGGCGGGGCCACGTGGATGTTGCAGCGTGCGGTCGGCCCGCAGGTCGCTCGCGCGGCGCTGCTGTTCGGCATGCGCTTCGACGCCGACGCCGCGGTGCGGCATGGTCTCGCGCTGACCGTCGCCGAGGATCCCGTCGCTGCTGCGCTCGAGCTGGCCGCCGGACCTGCGGCCGCACCACGCGAGGTCGTGCTGTCCACCAAGGCGTCGATGCGCGCGACTGCCATCCCCGGGTTCCTCGACACCGACCACCACGAGTCGGCCAAGGACATCGAGCTGGGTCCGCAGGCGGCCTCGATCGAGTCGCCGGAGTTCAAGGCCCGGCTGGCGGCCGCGCAGCAGCGCTGA
- a CDS encoding ArsR/SmtB family transcription factor translates to MDADAVFKALADPGRRRLLDMLHERAGLTLGELCEGLDMRRQSVSQHLEILESANLVTSVRDGRRKLHYLNAVPIHQLQTRWIWKFEEPRLAALATIKQHAEESAMSETIPDYVYTTYIHASAEQVWHALTDAELTAKFWGHAQVSEWQVGGRVEHVRSDGSGIVDVAGTVLEVDPPRRLVFGFGEPSDDPTAEETVVTFDIEPFRDIVKLTVTHTNFQSPADRESVGQGWPTVFANLKTLLETGDVLPTAPWEFHAHV, encoded by the coding sequence GTGGACGCGGACGCGGTCTTCAAAGCGTTGGCCGACCCCGGCAGGCGACGGCTGCTCGACATGCTTCACGAGCGTGCCGGGCTGACACTCGGCGAGCTCTGCGAGGGGCTCGACATGCGCAGGCAGTCGGTCAGCCAGCACCTCGAGATTCTCGAGAGCGCCAACCTCGTGACCTCAGTGCGCGATGGCCGCCGCAAGCTCCATTACCTGAATGCGGTACCGATCCACCAACTCCAGACCCGCTGGATCTGGAAGTTCGAGGAGCCTCGGCTGGCGGCCCTGGCCACGATCAAGCAGCACGCGGAGGAGAGCGCAATGTCTGAGACCATCCCCGATTACGTCTACACCACCTACATCCATGCCAGCGCCGAACAGGTGTGGCATGCCCTCACCGATGCCGAGCTGACCGCGAAGTTCTGGGGTCATGCGCAAGTCTCGGAGTGGCAGGTCGGCGGCCGCGTCGAGCATGTCCGGTCCGACGGGTCGGGCATCGTCGATGTCGCAGGCACTGTCCTGGAGGTCGACCCGCCGCGGCGACTCGTCTTCGGATTCGGTGAGCCCAGCGATGATCCGACCGCTGAGGAAACCGTCGTCACGTTCGACATCGAACCCTTCCGCGACATCGTCAAATTGACTGTGACTCATACGAATTTCCAGTCCCCTGCGGACCGGGAGTCGGTTGGTCAGGGCTGGCCGACGGTGTTCGCCAATCTCAAGACGCTGCTGGAGACCGGCGACGTACTGCCCACCGCGCCGTGGGAGTTCCATGCCCACGTCTGA
- a CDS encoding dihydrolipoamide acetyltransferase family protein, giving the protein MSDFLVPDLGEGLEDATITSWAVAVGDVVELNQTLCTVETNKAEVEIPSPYAGRVEALGGAEGETLAVGTLLVSIETSARTPVLVGYGIDDGMDRSRRARAAPKTRKLAADLAVDLNGLRPGSGADGVITRDDVLDAAGSAPTSQSIPVRGVQARMAAHMSLSRSRIPDAHASVQVDGTALLRLRDQLGVTPFVLTLRLLVIALGRHPVLNATWVDAEAGPEIRLHPDVRLGVAVATERGLVVPVVDTRGRSTRHLAAAVDDVIERARAGTLAPTQLSGSTFTVSNFGALGLDDGVPVINYPEAAILGMGSLKPRAVVVDGAVVARPTMTLTCAFDHRIADGAQTAAFLTDLRGLIESPDTALLDL; this is encoded by the coding sequence ATGAGCGACTTCCTGGTACCCGACCTGGGGGAGGGTCTCGAGGACGCGACGATCACCAGTTGGGCGGTCGCCGTCGGGGATGTCGTCGAACTCAACCAGACTCTGTGCACGGTCGAGACCAACAAAGCCGAAGTCGAGATCCCCAGCCCGTATGCGGGGCGGGTCGAGGCGCTCGGCGGCGCCGAAGGGGAAACCCTCGCGGTCGGAACGCTGTTGGTGAGTATCGAGACGTCCGCGCGCACACCGGTTCTGGTTGGTTACGGCATCGACGACGGCATGGACCGCAGCCGGCGGGCGCGTGCGGCGCCGAAAACGCGTAAGTTGGCCGCCGACCTCGCGGTGGACCTCAACGGACTGCGACCGGGTTCAGGGGCAGACGGCGTGATCACCCGCGACGACGTTCTGGACGCGGCCGGTTCCGCCCCGACGTCACAGAGCATTCCGGTGCGCGGTGTGCAGGCCCGGATGGCCGCTCACATGTCGTTGTCCCGCAGCCGGATTCCCGATGCGCACGCCAGCGTTCAGGTGGATGGCACGGCGCTGCTGCGGCTCCGGGATCAGCTCGGCGTGACGCCGTTCGTCCTGACGCTGAGGTTGCTGGTGATCGCGCTGGGCCGCCATCCCGTACTCAATGCCACCTGGGTGGACGCCGAAGCGGGGCCGGAGATCCGGTTGCACCCCGACGTCCGGCTCGGTGTCGCGGTGGCCACTGAGCGTGGCCTGGTGGTTCCGGTCGTCGACACCCGTGGACGTTCTACCCGGCACCTGGCCGCCGCCGTCGACGACGTGATCGAGCGGGCCAGGGCAGGCACCTTGGCGCCCACTCAGCTGAGCGGCTCGACGTTCACCGTGTCGAACTTCGGTGCGCTGGGCCTCGACGACGGGGTTCCGGTGATCAACTACCCGGAGGCGGCGATCCTCGGGATGGGCTCGCTGAAGCCGCGGGCGGTGGTCGTCGACGGCGCCGTCGTGGCGCGCCCGACGATGACACTCACCTGCGCATTCGACCACCGCATCGCCGATGGGGCACAGACCGCGGCGTTCCTCACGGATCTGCGGGGACTCATCGAATCGCCGGACACCGCATTACTCGATCTCTGA
- a CDS encoding alpha-ketoacid dehydrogenase subunit beta → MTQIIERPPMRGDDSPEPVGPLLTDLPTVTTLTMAQAINRALHDAMAGDDRVLVFGEDVADLGGVFRITEGLAETFGTQRCFDTPLAESAIIGVAIGLAIRGFVPVPEIQFDGFSYPAFDQIVSHLAKYRNRTRGQVDMPVTIRIPSFGGIGAVEHHSESTETYWAHTAGLKVVVPSTPSDAYWLLRHAIAARDPVIYLEPKRRYWGREAVDLAVPEPPIGKAVIRRPGDDVTVLTYGGLVGTAVNAAEIADCSVEVIDLRSLSPLDFDTVAASVRKTGRAIVMHEGPRTLGFGAELAARISEELFYDLESPVLRATGFDTPYPPARLEKLWLPGVDRLLDCIEKAMRRP, encoded by the coding sequence ATGACTCAGATCATCGAGCGACCGCCGATGCGTGGCGACGACTCACCGGAACCCGTCGGCCCGCTGCTGACCGACCTGCCCACCGTCACCACCTTGACCATGGCGCAGGCGATCAACCGAGCCCTACACGACGCGATGGCGGGCGATGACCGGGTGCTGGTATTCGGCGAGGACGTCGCCGACCTGGGCGGGGTCTTCCGGATCACCGAGGGCTTGGCCGAGACCTTCGGAACCCAAAGGTGTTTCGATACTCCGCTGGCCGAGTCGGCGATCATCGGTGTCGCTATCGGCCTGGCGATCCGCGGCTTCGTGCCCGTCCCGGAGATCCAGTTCGACGGGTTCTCCTATCCGGCCTTCGACCAGATCGTCAGCCACCTCGCGAAGTACCGTAACCGCACCCGCGGCCAGGTCGACATGCCGGTCACGATCCGAATCCCGTCCTTCGGTGGTATCGGCGCCGTCGAGCACCATTCGGAATCCACCGAAACCTACTGGGCGCACACAGCCGGGCTGAAAGTCGTTGTGCCGTCGACGCCGTCGGACGCGTACTGGCTGCTACGTCATGCCATCGCTGCCCGCGATCCCGTCATTTACCTGGAACCCAAACGGCGGTACTGGGGCCGGGAGGCCGTCGACCTCGCTGTGCCGGAGCCACCGATAGGCAAGGCTGTCATCCGGCGGCCCGGCGACGACGTCACTGTGCTCACCTATGGCGGCCTGGTCGGCACCGCAGTGAACGCCGCCGAGATCGCCGATTGCAGCGTCGAAGTGATCGATCTACGCTCGCTGAGCCCGCTGGACTTCGACACGGTGGCCGCGTCGGTTCGCAAGACCGGCCGCGCAATCGTCATGCACGAGGGACCCCGCACACTGGGCTTCGGAGCGGAGCTGGCCGCGCGGATCTCCGAGGAGCTGTTCTACGACTTGGAGTCACCGGTCCTGCGGGCCACCGGATTTGACACTCCGTACCCGCCGGCGCGGTTGGAAAAGCTCTGGCTGCCGGGTGTGGACCGGTTGCTGGACTGCATCGAGAAAGCGATGCGACGGCCATGA
- the pdhA gene encoding pyruvate dehydrogenase (acetyl-transferring) E1 component subunit alpha: MDQPVQLIGPDGTATAESRYRRDLAPETLAWLYENLVVARDLDVEFVNLQRQGELALYASCRGQEAAQIGAAAALRKTDWLFPQFRELGVFLVRGIPPANVAALWRGAWHGGLDFTSKCCAPVAIPIATHTVHAVGAAMAAQRLGEDSVTVAFLGDGATSEGDTHEAMNLAAVEKAPCIFYIQNNQWAISVPASRQYAVPTLAQRAAGYGMPGIRVDGNDILACFAVMSEAADRARGGGGPTLIEAVTYRMEPHTTSDDATRYRSAEEIAYWSDRDPIARYRTYLQATGVLTERIEQRVQARSARLRTALREAVVGSPDPGVDELFDHVYAEITPELSAQREQLRTELAGGLR, encoded by the coding sequence ATGGATCAGCCGGTTCAACTCATCGGGCCCGACGGAACAGCGACGGCCGAAAGCCGATATCGCCGTGATCTGGCGCCGGAAACCCTAGCGTGGCTCTACGAGAATCTCGTTGTCGCGCGCGATCTCGACGTCGAGTTCGTCAATCTGCAGCGCCAGGGCGAATTGGCGCTGTACGCGTCGTGCCGCGGCCAGGAGGCCGCACAGATCGGCGCGGCAGCAGCACTACGCAAGACCGATTGGCTATTCCCGCAATTCCGCGAACTCGGTGTCTTCCTGGTTCGCGGGATCCCGCCCGCGAACGTGGCCGCGCTGTGGCGGGGCGCCTGGCACGGCGGGCTGGATTTCACGAGCAAGTGCTGCGCACCTGTCGCCATTCCCATTGCCACCCACACCGTGCACGCCGTCGGTGCAGCGATGGCTGCCCAACGGCTGGGCGAGGATTCCGTGACGGTGGCATTCCTCGGCGACGGCGCCACCAGTGAAGGTGACACGCACGAGGCGATGAACCTCGCTGCCGTCGAGAAAGCACCGTGCATCTTCTACATTCAGAACAACCAGTGGGCCATCTCGGTTCCGGCGAGCCGCCAATACGCGGTGCCCACCCTCGCCCAGCGCGCGGCCGGTTACGGAATGCCGGGAATCCGGGTGGACGGCAACGACATCCTGGCCTGCTTCGCGGTGATGAGTGAGGCCGCCGACCGGGCAAGGGGCGGGGGCGGGCCCACTCTCATCGAAGCGGTCACCTACCGGATGGAACCCCACACCACCTCCGACGACGCCACCCGATACCGCAGCGCCGAGGAGATCGCCTACTGGTCGGACCGGGACCCGATCGCCCGGTACCGCACGTATCTCCAGGCGACCGGCGTCCTCACCGAGCGGATCGAGCAGCGGGTGCAAGCGCGGTCAGCGCGGCTTCGGACCGCACTCCGCGAGGCTGTGGTGGGGTCCCCGGATCCGGGCGTGGACGAGCTGTTCGACCACGTCTACGCCGAGATCACGCCCGAATTGTCCGCGCAGCGTGAACAATTGCGCACCGAGCTGGCGGGAGGACTGCGATGA
- a CDS encoding HpcH/HpaI aldolase/citrate lyase family protein, whose translation MALDNPGPAWLFCPADRPERFEKAAATADVVILDLEDGVAARDREAAREALVSTQLDPGRTVVRVNPSTTSDHPLDLEALARTPYTTVMLAKTEFAEQVAALAPLDVVALIETPLGALNVVESSRPDNAFAVMWGAEDLFAVLGGTANRYPDGSYREVARHVRSQSLLAAKAYGRLALDSVYLDIKDLDGLGAEVDDAVAVGFDAKVAIHPSQIAVIRKGYLPSAEQVAWARHVLEAARDERGVFQFEGIMVDAPVLRRAERIVQLAPDPGR comes from the coding sequence ATGGCACTTGACAATCCAGGACCCGCCTGGCTGTTCTGCCCCGCCGACCGCCCCGAGCGGTTCGAAAAGGCCGCCGCCACAGCCGATGTCGTGATCCTAGATCTCGAAGACGGGGTTGCGGCCAGGGACCGCGAGGCTGCGCGTGAAGCGCTGGTGTCCACCCAGCTCGACCCCGGCCGCACCGTAGTCCGGGTCAATCCCTCGACCACGTCGGATCATCCGCTCGATCTCGAGGCGCTGGCCCGCACGCCGTACACCACGGTGATGCTGGCCAAGACCGAGTTCGCCGAGCAGGTCGCCGCTCTGGCGCCGCTGGATGTCGTGGCGCTGATCGAAACCCCGCTGGGTGCGCTCAATGTCGTCGAGTCCAGCCGGCCCGACAATGCGTTCGCCGTCATGTGGGGTGCCGAGGACTTGTTTGCCGTCCTCGGTGGCACCGCCAACCGCTATCCCGACGGCTCGTACCGCGAAGTCGCACGGCATGTGCGGTCGCAGAGCTTGCTGGCGGCCAAGGCATACGGCCGCCTCGCGCTCGACTCGGTGTACCTCGACATCAAGGATCTCGACGGCCTCGGGGCCGAGGTGGATGACGCTGTGGCTGTCGGTTTCGACGCAAAAGTGGCCATCCATCCTAGCCAGATCGCGGTGATCAGGAAGGGCTACCTTCCCAGCGCTGAGCAGGTAGCTTGGGCGCGACACGTGCTCGAGGCGGCCCGCGATGAACGCGGTGTCTTCCAATTCGAGGGCATAATGGTGGATGCCCCGGTGCTTCGGCGAGCAGAGCGCATAGTCCAGCTGGCGCCCGACCCCGGCCGCTAG
- a CDS encoding MaoC family dehydratase, with translation MSESPEEKVVVQRGLWYEEFEIGVRYVHAPGRTITEADNVLFTTLTMNTQALHLDAAFADALPPFNQRLVNSMFTLSTLVGLSVTQLTQGTIVGNLGFSDIAFPKPLFHGDTMYAETVVTDKRESKSRPGEGIVTFAHTARNQHGDVVATASRKTMVRKKPD, from the coding sequence GTGAGCGAGTCGCCCGAGGAGAAGGTCGTCGTTCAGCGCGGCCTGTGGTACGAGGAGTTCGAAATCGGGGTGCGCTACGTGCACGCTCCCGGGCGCACCATCACCGAGGCCGACAACGTCCTGTTCACCACGCTGACGATGAACACCCAGGCGTTGCATCTGGATGCGGCGTTCGCCGATGCTCTGCCGCCGTTCAACCAGCGGCTGGTGAACTCGATGTTCACGCTGTCCACGTTGGTCGGTCTGTCGGTCACGCAGCTGACGCAGGGCACCATCGTCGGCAACCTCGGCTTCTCCGACATCGCTTTCCCGAAGCCGCTTTTCCACGGCGACACGATGTACGCCGAGACCGTCGTCACCGACAAGCGGGAGTCCAAGAGCCGTCCCGGAGAAGGCATCGTCACGTTCGCGCACACCGCGCGCAACCAGCACGGTGACGTTGTCGCCACAGCCAGCCGTAAAACGATGGTCCGAAAGAAGCCCGACTGA
- a CDS encoding acyl-CoA dehydrogenase family protein: MTDFLSTGTLPDEYAQLAKTVRDFAQTVVAPVAAEHDAQHTFPYEVVAGMAEMGLFGLPFPEEYGGMGGDYFALCLALEELGKVDQSVAITLEAGVSLGAMPVYRFGNEAQKQEWLPKLTSGQALGAFGLTEAGGGTDAGATKTTARLDDGHWVINGTKQFITNSGTDITRLVTVTAVTGGSGDNREISSILVPVPTPGFTAEPAYDKVGWNASDTHPLTFDDVRVPEENLLGERGRGYANFLRILDEGRIAIAALSVGAAQGCVDESVKYAAERAAFGQPIGKYQAIEFKIARMEARAHAARAAYYDAAALMLAGKPFKKEAAIAKLVASEAAMDNARDATQIHGGYGFMNEYPVARHYRDSKILEIGEGTTEVQLMVIARQMGM; this comes from the coding sequence ATGACTGACTTCCTGTCCACGGGAACACTTCCCGACGAATACGCACAGCTCGCCAAGACGGTGCGCGACTTCGCCCAGACGGTCGTGGCCCCGGTCGCGGCCGAACACGATGCCCAGCACACATTCCCGTATGAAGTCGTGGCCGGGATGGCCGAGATGGGGCTGTTCGGCCTGCCGTTCCCCGAGGAGTACGGCGGCATGGGCGGTGACTATTTCGCTCTCTGCCTGGCCTTGGAAGAGCTCGGCAAGGTCGACCAGAGCGTGGCGATCACGCTGGAGGCCGGAGTCTCGCTGGGCGCCATGCCGGTCTACCGGTTCGGCAACGAGGCGCAGAAGCAGGAGTGGCTGCCCAAGCTGACCAGCGGCCAGGCCCTTGGCGCGTTCGGGCTGACCGAGGCCGGCGGTGGCACCGACGCCGGAGCCACCAAGACCACCGCGAGATTGGACGACGGACACTGGGTGATCAATGGCACCAAGCAGTTCATCACCAACTCCGGCACCGACATCACCCGACTGGTGACCGTCACCGCGGTCACCGGCGGCTCCGGTGACAACCGCGAGATCTCGTCGATCCTGGTGCCGGTGCCCACCCCGGGATTCACCGCCGAGCCGGCCTACGACAAGGTCGGCTGGAATGCCTCTGACACTCATCCACTGACGTTCGACGATGTTCGGGTGCCGGAAGAGAACCTGCTCGGTGAACGAGGCCGCGGGTATGCCAACTTCCTGCGGATCCTCGACGAGGGCCGGATCGCGATCGCCGCGTTGTCGGTCGGCGCGGCGCAGGGGTGCGTCGACGAAAGCGTGAAGTACGCCGCCGAGCGGGCCGCCTTCGGCCAGCCGATCGGGAAGTATCAGGCCATCGAGTTCAAGATCGCCCGGATGGAGGCCCGCGCGCACGCGGCCCGCGCCGCCTACTACGACGCGGCGGCGCTGATGCTGGCCGGTAAGCCGTTCAAGAAGGAGGCGGCGATCGCCAAGCTGGTCGCCAGCGAGGCGGCCATGGACAACGCCCGAGACGCCACCCAGATCCACGGTGGCTACGGTTTCATGAACGAATACCCGGTCGCCCGGCACTACCGGGACAGCAAGATCCTCGAGATCGGGGAAGGGACAACCGAAGTGCAGCTGATGGTCATCGCCCGGCAGATGGGAATGTAG